A single Sulfurimonas aquatica DNA region contains:
- a CDS encoding Rab family GTPase — MFIYKVVMVGDFGVGKTSLVQRFVDNSFSEEYLSSIGVSISKKLLHTKIDSTAMLWDIEGRTEQKSIFKQYLLGAKAFIIVADLTCESSIRALPNHIKLCLSSSKDAPICIALNKNDLETNIKISIESLRKLSDNIINIYKTSAKSGEAVEDIFNEINEVLISRL; from the coding sequence ATGTTTATATACAAAGTAGTAATGGTTGGCGACTTTGGAGTTGGAAAAACTAGTTTGGTCCAGCGTTTTGTTGATAATAGTTTTAGTGAAGAGTATTTAAGTAGTATTGGTGTGTCAATATCAAAAAAATTATTGCATACTAAAATAGACTCTACCGCTATGCTGTGGGATATAGAAGGAAGAACTGAGCAGAAGTCTATCTTTAAACAGTATCTTTTAGGAGCTAAAGCTTTTATAATAGTAGCTGATTTGACTTGTGAGAGCAGTATAAGAGCATTGCCTAATCATATAAAGTTATGTTTATCATCATCCAAAGATGCACCTATTTGTATAGCATTAAATAAAAATGATTTAGAAACAAATATCAAGATATCAATTGAGAGTTTACGAAAATTATCTGATAACATTATAAATATCTATAAAACATCCGCGAAAAGCGGTGAAGCTGTAGAAGATATTTTTAATG
- a CDS encoding ATP-binding protein, with the protein MSNTNYKSSLNQTLAILYAESNADQDYNKAILSFVCKTLESSLTLDNILAQYIIYKKRYGYYFDFVIVDNTFDLNVVEKILEINPRQKFIMNVKLDTDFNKTVDSTHGIENLIYEPIKTSIISKLFVDILKLEEDNSLLARYFRENEKIEQANLAIADDNHKKIMLLENKLKSQGDFFASMSHEIRTPMNAIIGMSQILLDDSSLSKKQIQTVKTVNNSSNMLLGIINDILDYSKIEAGMLKLESISFDLNMILDYVADMIGLKIQEKGLELVFDVNHNVNKQFIGDPLRVSQILLNLVSNAVKFTDEGSILLQVKTLQHNENDSFLSFEVRDTGIGIKKDRLNSLFENYTQADDETSRKYGGTGLGLSICKQLATIMQGDVWAESDYGNGSSFFVTLKLQNEFDNSKRNYRLPSKDLTNKNILLVDSRVKTINALKYMLEYFKMQVDFTHNIAEAKKYIKDNKVDILFIDEDIYNQTAWDDIYVDKIVLIEDWMVSIKKNEDEYLEHLTYLKRPFNQQMLFETILSLYGYKDKETLAKDKKYTKDDLKKLTPQKILLAEDNHINQAVIKGLLTGTNIEVFCANDGEEVLEELFTSEYPYKLILMDINMPNLDGYEATSKIRENYKYDDISIIALSGDVSTEDIERTKNSGMQEHLAKPIDIQEFYRVLISTLS; encoded by the coding sequence TTGAGTAATACAAACTATAAATCAAGTTTAAATCAAACTTTAGCAATTTTATATGCTGAATCTAATGCCGATCAAGACTACAATAAAGCAATACTTAGCTTTGTATGTAAAACTCTTGAGAGTTCCTTAACATTAGATAATATCCTTGCTCAATACATAATTTATAAAAAAAGATATGGGTATTATTTTGACTTTGTAATAGTAGATAATACATTTGACCTAAATGTAGTTGAGAAAATATTAGAAATTAATCCTCGACAAAAATTTATCATGAATGTTAAACTAGATACAGACTTTAATAAGACTGTAGATAGTACTCATGGCATAGAAAATCTTATATATGAACCCATAAAAACATCTATTATTAGCAAACTTTTCGTAGACATATTAAAATTAGAAGAAGATAACTCACTTTTAGCAAGATATTTCAGAGAAAATGAGAAAATTGAACAGGCAAATCTAGCAATTGCTGATGATAATCACAAAAAAATAATGCTATTGGAAAATAAGCTTAAATCTCAAGGTGACTTTTTTGCCAGCATGAGTCATGAAATACGTACACCGATGAATGCCATTATAGGAATGAGTCAAATACTTCTTGATGATAGCTCTTTATCCAAAAAACAAATCCAGACCGTTAAAACAGTAAATAACTCATCAAATATGCTTCTTGGAATTATCAATGACATATTAGATTATTCAAAGATCGAAGCAGGTATGCTTAAATTAGAAAGTATCTCATTTGATTTAAATATGATTTTAGATTATGTAGCAGATATGATTGGATTAAAGATACAAGAGAAGGGTTTAGAGCTCGTATTTGATGTAAACCACAATGTAAATAAACAATTTATTGGTGACCCTCTAAGAGTCTCTCAGATACTCCTAAATTTAGTAAGTAATGCTGTCAAATTTACAGATGAAGGAAGTATCCTGCTGCAAGTAAAAACCTTACAACACAATGAAAATGACTCTTTTCTTAGCTTTGAGGTTAGAGATACTGGTATAGGCATAAAAAAAGATAGATTAAACTCTCTTTTTGAAAACTATACACAAGCGGATGATGAAACAAGTAGAAAGTATGGTGGAACTGGTCTAGGTCTCTCAATTTGTAAGCAGCTTGCTACGATTATGCAGGGGGATGTATGGGCTGAGAGTGACTATGGAAATGGGAGCTCCTTTTTTGTAACATTAAAGTTACAAAACGAGTTTGATAATTCTAAAAGAAACTATAGACTTCCTTCAAAAGATTTAACCAATAAAAATATACTACTTGTAGACTCCCGTGTTAAAACTATAAATGCGCTTAAATATATGCTTGAATATTTCAAAATGCAAGTAGACTTCACACATAATATAGCTGAAGCTAAAAAGTATATAAAAGATAATAAGGTTGATATACTATTTATTGATGAAGATATATATAATCAAACTGCTTGGGATGATATATATGTTGATAAGATAGTGCTCATTGAGGACTGGATGGTTAGTATTAAAAAGAATGAAGATGAATACCTAGAACATCTTACTTATTTAAAACGACCATTTAATCAACAGATGCTATTTGAAACTATCTTAAGTCTTTATGGCTACAAAGACAAAGAGACTTTAGCAAAAGACAAAAAATATACAAAAGATGACTTAAAGAAACTAACACCACAAAAAATTCTACTTGCAGAAGACAACCATATCAATCAGGCAGTTATCAAAGGTCTACTCACTGGGACTAATATAGAGGTTTTTTGTGCTAATGATGGTGAAGAGGTTTTAGAAGAGTTGTTTACATCAGAGTACCCATACAAGCTGATTCTTATGGATATAAATATGCCAAACTTAGATGGCTATGAGGCTACATCAAAAATTAGAGAAAATTACAAATACGATGATATATCAATTATTGCACTATCTGGGGATGTATCAACTGAAGATATTGAAAGAACTAAAAATAGCGGTATGCAGGAGCATTTAGCTAAACCTATAGATATACAAGAGTTCTATAGAGTATTAATTTCTACTCTATCTTAA
- the infC gene encoding translation initiation factor IF-3, with protein sequence MIQKKNRVIMNDDIRATELRCNVDGGDSLGIISFDEAMEKANELGQDLVLIAPDAKPPVAKIMDYGKYRYQEEKKLKEQRKNQVKIVVKEIKLSVKIAENDIEYKVKHAREFLEKGFHVKFRVFLRGREMAHPEAGKEVLLRVWPMVEDIGVMEKPPKFEGRYFNMYVTPQK encoded by the coding sequence TTGATTCAAAAGAAAAACCGCGTCATCATGAATGACGATATCCGTGCGACAGAGTTAAGATGTAATGTAGATGGAGGAGATTCTCTAGGAATCATCTCTTTTGATGAGGCTATGGAAAAAGCAAATGAGTTAGGACAAGATTTAGTTTTAATCGCTCCAGATGCAAAACCACCTGTTGCTAAGATTATGGATTACGGTAAATACAGATATCAAGAAGAGAAGAAACTCAAAGAACAACGTAAGAATCAAGTTAAAATAGTTGTAAAAGAGATTAAACTATCTGTTAAAATTGCTGAAAATGATATAGAGTACAAAGTGAAACATGCAAGAGAATTTTTAGAAAAAGGTTTTCATGTTAAGTTTAGAGTATTTTTACGTGGTCGTGAAATGGCTCATCCTGAAGCTGGAAAAGAAGTTCTTCTTCGTGTTTGGCCAATGGTTGAAGACATAGGTGTGATGGAAAAGCCACCTAAATTTGAGGGTCGTTACTTCAATATGTATGTAACACCACAGAAGTAG
- the thrS gene encoding threonine--tRNA ligase has product MTLNVIAIKHNEEIIDLQTAKELGFEGEQIHLDNSADSLEVLRHSTAHLMAQAIQSIYKDAEFYVGPVVKEGFYYDFKTNEEVGEADLKKIEKQMLSFAKKKYEIEKYSISMDEAKEKFKDDHLKLSVMERIPSDTVSIYKQGEFEDLCRGPHLPNIGLIRYFKLTKIAGAYLGGDSKNEMLTRIYGIAFADKESLKAHMDMLAEAAKRDHRKLGNEMKLFTFREEVGAGFPIWLPAGGRLRARLESLLFKAHRKRGYEPVRGPEMLRSDLWKTSGHYQNYGENMYFTSIDDVEFGVKPMNCVGHIKVYEDDLHSYRDLPIKYFEYGVVHRHEFTGALHGLFRVREFTQDDAHIFCTADQIEEQIIEVVDFVDKIMSTFEFDYKMMISTKPEKAVGDDKVWDVSTQALKNAMDKNELPYEIDEGGGAFYGPKIDIKITDAIGREWQCGTIQLDFNLPERFKLEYNGEDNDKIQPVMIHRAILGSFERFIGILTEHYAGEFPMFIAPTQVAIVPVAESHKDYAKELSDKLIDINADSEIYAKNDSLNKRIRTAEKTRVPMIVVIGDEEIQNKTVAIRDRRTREQYNISEEEFLTLIQTKINEVNF; this is encoded by the coding sequence ATTACTTTGAATGTAATTGCAATAAAACATAATGAAGAGATAATTGACCTACAAACGGCTAAAGAGCTTGGATTTGAGGGTGAGCAAATTCATCTTGATAATTCAGCTGACTCATTAGAAGTTCTTCGTCACTCAACTGCTCACCTTATGGCACAAGCTATCCAGTCTATCTATAAAGATGCTGAATTTTATGTTGGGCCTGTTGTAAAAGAGGGCTTTTACTATGACTTCAAAACAAACGAAGAAGTAGGTGAAGCAGATCTTAAAAAGATAGAAAAACAGATGCTTTCATTTGCTAAGAAAAAGTATGAGATAGAAAAGTACTCTATTTCCATGGACGAAGCAAAAGAGAAGTTTAAAGATGATCATTTAAAATTATCTGTAATGGAGAGAATACCCTCAGATACTGTCTCAATATACAAGCAAGGCGAGTTTGAAGATTTATGCCGCGGGCCACATCTTCCAAATATTGGACTGATTCGCTACTTTAAACTTACAAAAATAGCTGGTGCATATCTTGGTGGAGACTCTAAAAATGAGATGTTAACGCGTATTTACGGTATTGCATTTGCAGATAAAGAGTCTCTTAAGGCTCATATGGACATGTTGGCAGAAGCTGCAAAACGCGACCATAGAAAACTTGGAAACGAGATGAAACTTTTCACTTTTCGTGAAGAAGTTGGAGCGGGTTTTCCGATCTGGCTTCCTGCAGGTGGACGTCTTCGCGCTCGTTTAGAATCATTACTCTTTAAAGCTCACCGTAAACGCGGATACGAGCCAGTTCGTGGTCCAGAAATGCTGCGTTCAGATCTTTGGAAAACTTCAGGGCACTATCAAAACTATGGTGAAAACATGTATTTTACTAGTATTGATGACGTAGAGTTTGGCGTTAAGCCTATGAACTGCGTTGGTCATATTAAAGTTTATGAAGATGATTTACACTCATATCGTGATCTACCTATTAAATACTTTGAGTATGGCGTTGTTCACCGCCATGAGTTTACAGGTGCACTTCATGGACTCTTTCGTGTTCGTGAATTTACTCAAGATGATGCACATATCTTCTGTACGGCTGATCAGATTGAAGAGCAGATTATAGAAGTTGTAGACTTTGTAGATAAAATAATGTCAACATTTGAGTTTGATTACAAGATGATGATATCTACAAAACCTGAAAAAGCAGTTGGTGACGATAAGGTTTGGGATGTTTCAACGCAAGCGCTTAAAAACGCTATGGATAAAAATGAACTTCCATATGAGATTGATGAAGGTGGAGGGGCGTTTTATGGTCCTAAAATCGATATTAAAATCACAGATGCAATCGGGCGTGAGTGGCAGTGTGGAACGATTCAGTTAGATTTTAATCTTCCTGAACGATTTAAACTTGAGTATAATGGTGAAGATAATGACAAGATACAACCTGTTATGATTCACCGTGCTATCTTAGGTTCATTTGAACGTTTTATTGGTATTTTAACAGAGCATTATGCTGGAGAATTTCCAATGTTCATCGCTCCAACGCAGGTAGCTATTGTGCCAGTTGCGGAGAGTCATAAAGATTATGCTAAGGAATTATCAGATAAACTTATTGATATTAATGCCGATAGTGAAATATACGCTAAGAACGATTCGTTAAATAAACGTATCAGAACGGCTGAAAAAACTCGTGTTCCTATGATAGTAGTTATTGGTGATGAAGAGATTCAAAACAAAACAGTAGCAATTAGAGATAGAAGAACAAGAGAACAATACAATATAAGTGAAGAAGAATTCTTAACACTTATACAAACTAAAATTAATGAGGTAAATTTTTGA
- the ilvD gene encoding dihydroxy-acid dehydratase, with protein sequence MRSDTIKKGFDKAPHRSLLRATGLKDEDFDKPFIGVANSYIDIIPGHFFLHEYGEIVKEAIREAGGVPFVFNTIGVDDGIAMGHDGMLYSLPSREIIADSIETVMNAHKLDAMICIPNCDKIVPGMIMGSLRVNVPTIFVSGGPMAAGHKKDGTPIDLATAFEAVGKHAEGKMTDEELYEIECEACPSGGSCSGMFTANSMNTLCEAMGIALPGNGTILAMTPERIELVKKAARRIVELAKMENNEKFRMKNILNEKAIHNAFVVDMAMGGSSNTVLHLLAIARESDINYKIENINKIADKVAHIAKISPSKSDVHMDDVNRAGGVNAVMCEVSKRNGSLNLDSLMITGETLAERIEGCEILDEAVIHKTENAYSKVGGLSILFGNLALEGAVVKTAGITGDMRKFKGTAVCFNSQEEALAGIMGHKVKGGDVVVIRYEGPKGGPGMQEMLAPTSLIMGMGLGESVALITDGRFSGATRGASIGHVSPEAAEGGLIALVEDGDEIELDVDAHLLQLNVSEDIIAERRAKWKPYKNEVTSKWLKRYQLLVSNASNGAILKTEL encoded by the coding sequence ATGAGAAGTGATACTATTAAAAAGGGGTTTGATAAAGCCCCTCATCGTTCGCTGTTACGTGCTACAGGTTTAAAAGATGAAGATTTCGATAAACCATTTATCGGAGTTGCGAATAGTTATATTGATATTATTCCAGGTCATTTCTTTTTACATGAATATGGAGAGATAGTTAAAGAGGCTATTCGTGAAGCTGGTGGAGTTCCATTCGTATTTAACACCATTGGTGTTGATGATGGAATCGCTATGGGTCATGATGGTATGCTTTACTCTCTACCTTCAAGAGAAATCATTGCTGATTCTATAGAAACAGTTATGAATGCTCACAAACTAGATGCAATGATTTGTATACCAAACTGTGACAAAATTGTTCCGGGTATGATTATGGGTTCACTTCGTGTGAATGTTCCTACTATTTTTGTTTCAGGTGGTCCAATGGCTGCTGGACATAAGAAAGATGGTACTCCTATTGACCTTGCAACTGCATTTGAAGCTGTTGGAAAACATGCTGAAGGGAAGATGACTGACGAAGAACTTTATGAGATTGAGTGTGAAGCTTGTCCATCAGGTGGTTCATGTTCTGGTATGTTTACTGCAAACTCAATGAATACTCTTTGTGAAGCTATGGGTATAGCCCTTCCGGGTAATGGAACAATTTTAGCGATGACACCAGAGAGAATAGAACTCGTAAAAAAAGCAGCTCGTCGTATTGTTGAGTTAGCTAAGATGGAAAACAATGAAAAGTTTAGAATGAAAAATATTCTAAATGAAAAAGCTATTCACAATGCTTTCGTTGTAGATATGGCAATGGGTGGAAGCTCAAACACTGTTCTTCATCTCTTGGCAATAGCAAGAGAATCAGATATAAATTATAAAATTGAAAATATCAATAAGATAGCAGATAAAGTAGCACACATAGCTAAAATATCTCCATCAAAAAGTGATGTTCATATGGATGATGTTAACCGTGCAGGTGGAGTAAACGCAGTAATGTGTGAAGTCTCTAAACGTAACGGTAGCCTAAACCTTGACTCTTTAATGATTACAGGTGAGACTTTAGCAGAACGTATCGAAGGTTGTGAGATTTTAGACGAAGCTGTTATTCATAAAACTGAAAACGCTTATTCTAAAGTTGGTGGTTTATCTATACTCTTTGGCAACTTGGCGTTAGAGGGTGCGGTTGTTAAAACAGCTGGTATCACAGGAGATATGAGAAAGTTTAAAGGTACAGCGGTATGTTTTAACTCCCAAGAAGAAGCATTAGCTGGTATCATGGGTCATAAAGTAAAAGGTGGAGACGTTGTAGTTATCCGTTACGAGGGACCAAAAGGTGGACCTGGAATGCAAGAGATGCTTGCACCTACTTCACTCATTATGGGTATGGGTCTTGGTGAGTCTGTTGCACTTATAACTGATGGACGTTTCTCTGGTGCTACTCGTGGCGCATCTATCGGACATGTTTCTCCTGAAGCTGCTGAAGGTGGCCTTATAGCATTAGTAGAAGATGGTGATGAGATTGAGTTAGATGTAGATGCTCATTTACTCCAGCTAAATGTTAGTGAAGATATCATTGCAGAACGTCGTGCGAAATGGAAACCTTACAAAAATGAGGTTACGTCTAAATGGTTAAAACGCTATCAGCTTTTAGTCTCAAACGCGTCTAACGGCGCTATATTAAAAACAGAATTATAA